CTCAATCAGAAAAACCGATACCGCAACGGCGAATTGCACCCAACTGAGCTGTCGAAAGTGAAAGCGATAGCCTTCCACAGGTGGAAACAGGGCTAAAAGGGTGCCGCTGAGCAGGAGAACACCCACATAAATGCCAACAATCGAGACGATGGGATGAATGGTGGCAGGGATGCGTTTGACGAAGTGATGATAGGTGACCCCACCCAGGATGGCAAGCAAGGCAGAAATCAGGTACATGAAACGTTTCGCTTTCAAAAGTCACCCGGCTATTCGGTGGCAGAGGGGATTTCATACAGTTCGACCAACACCCCATGGGTGCTTTCGGGGTGAATAAAGGCATATTTCTTGCCATCTGCGCCGA
This genomic interval from Anaerolineae bacterium contains the following:
- a CDS encoding Membrane protein; its protein translation is MYLISALLAILGGVTYHHFVKRIPATIHPIVSIVGIYVGVLLLSGTLLALFPPVEGYRFHFRQLSWVQFAVAVSVFLIELGFVLMYRAGWNLSTGNLVTGVFINIILVGLGLFLLREKVSLINAIGIALSIIGVAMISYRP